The window GGTGCCAAGGGCATCAAGGTCATGGACCAGCGGCTGATCTCCACCAGCGCGGTGCGCTGCGTGGGCAACACCCTGATCCTTCAGGGCCGGGTCTATTCGCCGCCGTACAAGATCACGGCGGTCGGTGATCCGGAGAAGATGCAGAAGGCGCTCGCGGCCTCGCCGGCGATCCAGAACTACATGGTGTACGTCAATGTCTACGGTCTCGGCTGGAAAGTCACCGAGGACGGGACGGTGACTCTGCCGGGCTACTCGGGCACAGTGGATCTGCAGTACGCCAAGCCCTTGGAGTGAGCCTTCTCTGGAGCTGCCGGTGCGTGTCGTCGTCAGGACCGTCAGCGAGCTGTGCATCACGGTCGGCACGGTGATCGTTCTTTTCGTCGTCTATGTGCTGTTCTGGACCGGCGTGAAGGCCGACAACGTCATGGCCGACCAGATCGATCAGTTACAGGAGCAGTGGGCGCAGGGGGCGGTGCGCCCGACGGACGCGGCACCCGGGAGCACCGCGGCTCCGAGTGAGAGTTCGCAGGCGAGTCCGCCGAAGCCCGTCCCGTACACCGCGGACAAGCCTTTCGCGATCATGTACATCCCGCGGCTTGGTTTCACGTGGAACAAGCCGGTTCTCGAAGGCACCGCCACCAAGACTCTCAAGAAGGGTCTCGGTCACTACGCGAACACCGCCCAGCTCGGCCAGAAGGGCAACTTCTCGGTGGCCGGCCACCGGCGTACGTACGGGGATCCGTTCAAGGACTTCCCCAGGCTGCGTCCCGGTGACGCGGTGGTGCTGACGGACGGGACGACCTGGTTCACGTATCGGATCGACAAAGGCCCTTACAAAACACTGCCCACGGACATTGAGGTGATCGACGCTGTGCCTCGTAAGTCGGGGTATACGCGTGAGGGCCGCTACCTGACCCTGACCACGTGTGATCCGGAGTGGGGGCACAGTCACCGGCTGATCGTGTGGGCGCATCTGGACTCCACGCAGCCTGTGGAGGCCGGGAAACCGGAAGCGTTGCGCCGTTAGTCTGTTGGCTGTACGGCGTGAGTCTGGTGCCGTGGCGCGACGGAAGGGACGGCATGTACGGCTGGATCTGGCGGCATCTGCCGGGGAATGCGTGGGTGAGGGCGCTGATCTCGCTCGTTCTGGTCGTGGCCGTGGTCTACGTCCTGTTCAACTACGTCTTCCCGTGGGCCGAACCGCTGCTGCCCTTCGGCGATGTGACGGTGGAGGGCCAGTGAGCGCGCGCATTCTCGTCGTGGACAACTACGACAGCTTCGTCTTCAACCTGGTCCAGTACCTGTACCAGCTGGGCGCCGAGTGCGAGGTGCTGCGCAACGACGAGGTGTCGACGGCGCATGCCCAGGACGGCTTCGACGGCGTGCTGCTGTCGCCGGGTCCGGGTACGCCGGAGGAGGCCGGTGTCTGCATCGAGATGGTGCGCCACTGTGCCTCGACGGGAGTGCCGGTCTTCGGTGTCTGCCTCGGCATGCAGTCGATGCAGGTGGCGTACGGCGGTGTGGTGGACCGTGCGCCGGAGTTGCTGCACGGCAAGACCTCGCTGGTCGAGCACGAGGGCAAGGGCGTCTTCGCGGGCCTGCCGACGCCGTTCACGGCGACGCGCTACCACTCGCTGGCGGCCGAGCCGGAGACGGTGCCGGCCGAGCTGGAGGTGACCGCCCGCACGCACGACGGCATCATCATGGGCCTCAGGCACCGCGAACTCCCGGTCGAGGGCGTGCAGTTCCACCCCGAGTCGGTGTTGACCGAGCACGGGCACCGGATGCTGGCCAACTGGCTGGTGGAGTGCGGCGACCAGGGTGCGGTGGCGAGGTCGACGGGGCTCGCCCCGGTGGTGGGCAGGGCCACGGCGTGACCGCGCTGCGCCCCGAGCGCGAGTCCGGCGCCGCGTACGGGGAGTCCTTCACGGATTCCTACGGCGGCGCCGGCGACCAGGGCACCTCGTACGGGCAGCAGCCGTACGAGGAGTCCGGTGCGCTCGGGGAGTGGTACGGCGGGGAGGGGTACGTCGCTCAGGGGCAGGGCGCCGAGGGATACGGCGCTGATGGCTACGGCGGCGAGGGCTATGGCGCTGATGGTTATGGCGCCGATGGTTATGGCGCCGATGGTTACGGTGCCGAGGGGGTTGCGGCGTCCCAGGAGCCGTATGCGGAACCGCACGTGGAGCCGTACATACCCCCGCCCGACGACGAGACCGTGGCGCTGCGGATACCCGATCCGCCGGCAGGCGAGTCCATATCGGCTTCTGCCGCCTCCTCAGCCTCTTCAGTCACGGGAACCCCTACGGGCGGCCGTGCGGCCCGTAGAAAGGCCGCCAAGCGGCGTCACGGGCGTCATGGCGGCGTTCGTCAGGAGTCGGAGGCCACAGAGGCGGGCGAGAGCGGTTCGGAGGCCTCCCAGGCTCCCCTCTCGCGCGTGGAGGCCCGTAGGCAGGCGCGGGCGCGCAGGCCCAGTCCGGGCGTCCTTGCCAGCCGGGCGATCGGCGAGGTGTTCATCACCACCGGCGTGCTGATGCTGCTGTTCGTGAGCTACCAGTTGTGGTGGACGAACGTCCGGGCGCATGCGCAGGCGGACAAGGAGACGAGCAGCCTCCAGGACGACTGGGCGAGCGGCAAGCGGAACCCGGGGACGTTCGAGCCGGGGCAGGGTTTCGCCATCCTGCACATCCCGAAGCTGGATGTCGTCGTGCCGATAGCGGAGGGCGTCAGCAACAAGAAGGTGCTCGACCGGGGCATGGTCGGTCACTACGGCGAGGGCAAGCTGAAGACGGCGATGCCGGATGCCAAGACCGGCAACTTCGGGCTGGCGGGGCATCGCAATACGCATGGCGAACCGTTCCGGTACATCAACCGGCTCACGCCTGGTGATGAGATCGTCGTGGAGACGCAGGACAAGTATTTCGTCTACAAGATGGCGTCGATCCTGCCGGTGACGTCGCCGAGCAATGTGAGCGTGCTGGATCCGGTTCCGCCGGGGTCGGGTTTCACCAAGGCGGGCCGTTACATCACGCTCACCACGTGCACGCCGGAGTTCACCAGCAGGTACCGGTTGATCGTCTGGGGCAAGATGGTCGAGGAACGGCCGCGCAGCAAGGGCAAGCCGGATGCGCTCGTCAGTTAAGGGCAGTTGGCTTCCTTCCCCTCCTTGAGGAGGGGAATTCCTGCGGCTCGCGCCGTAGGGCTTCCTGCTTCGTCGCCGACTGCCCGCCCGGAGTGCTCCGTTGAGGTCTTACACCGGCTCCACAGGCCGACACCGCCAGCCCGGCGGCCAAGAGGTTCTTCGCTGCGTTCACGTCCCGGTCGTGGGTCGTGCCACAGCTGTCGCATGTCCAGGTGCGGACGCTGAGCGGCATCTTGTCCTGCAAGCTTCCGCAGGTGGAGCAGAGCTTGGACGAAGGGAACCAGCGGTCGACCGCGATCACTTCGCGGCCGTACCAGTGGGCTTTGTACTCCAGCAGGCTCCTGAACTCGCTCCACGCCGCATCGGAGATGGCGCGCGCGAGGTGGCCGTTCTTCAGCAGGTTCCGAACCGTGAGGTCCTCGATCACGATCGTTTGGTTTTCACGAACGAGCCGAGTGGTGATCTGATGCAAGTGGTCACGCCTGCGATCGGCGATCCGGGCGTGGACCTTGGCGACTTTCCGGCGTGCCTTCTCCCGGTTGTTGCTGCCCTTGGTCTTGCGGGCATGCTGCCGCTGAGCCTTGGCCAGGCGGTCGCGGTCCCGCCGTTCGTGCCGGGGATTTGTGATCTTCTCTCCGGTCGACAGGGTCAGCAGGTGGTCGAGCCCAGCGTCCACGCCGATTGCCGTGCCGGTTGCCGGGAGCGGCTTGACGGACGGATCCTCGCACAGCAGGGACACGTACCAGCGGCCCGCGGCGTCCTGGGACACGGTCACCATGGACGGCGACACGCCTTCCGGGAGGGGACGGGACCACACGATGTCCAGCGGTTCCGTCATCTTGGCCAGGGTCAGCTTTCCGTTCCGAAACCGGAACGCGCTGGAGGTGTACTCCGCGGATTTGCGGGACCTCTTCTTCGACTTGAACCGCGGGTACTTGGCCCGCTTGGAGAAGAAGTGGGTGAACGCGGCCTGCAAGTGCCTCAGGCACTGCTGGAGCGGGACGGAGGAGACATCGTTGAGGAATGCGAGTTCCTCAGTCTGCTTCCACGCCGTCAGCATCGCCGACGTTGCGTTGTAGTTGACCCGTTCCTGCCGCAGCGCCCACGCCTCAGTACGTGCCGAGAGCGCCAGGTTGTAGACCTTCCGCACGCATCCGAACGTACGCGACAGCTCAGCTGCCTGCGCATCGGTCGGATAGAAGCGGTACTTGAACGCCCGCTTCACATGAGTGGCCATGGCTCACAAACTATCATGTCAACTTGTGAGTACCTGATGAATTATCAGTGGTGGACACCGAATCGTCCTGGCGGCGACTCGGCTCTCCCCGCCCTGTTCTGCAGGAGTACGTTTCCTTCCCGGCCTGAAGGCCAGGGCATCCACGGAGGACCCCGATGAACGTGGCAGCGACTACCGAAGGCGCACCAGAGGAAACCAACGCGCCCCCGCCACGCCGCCGGGGTATGGGTCGGATCGCGATGGCGGTCAGTGTGTTCGGCGAACTCCTCATCACAGCGGGCCTGGTGCTCGGCCTGTTCGTTGTCTACTCCCTGTGGTGGACGAACGTCGTCGCCGACCGCGCGGCGGCGAAGCAGGCCGACAAGGTCCGTGACACCTGGGCCCACCAGGACGAGGGTTCCGGCCGCCCCGCCGAGTTCGACTCGAAGAACGGCATCGGCTTCCTGCACGTGCCCACGATGAGCGGGGACGACATCCTGGTCGAGAAGGGCACGTCGACGAAGATCCTCAACGACGGCGTCGCCGGCTACTACACCGACCCGGTCAAGGCGACCCTGCCGACCTCGGGCAAGAAGGGCAACTTCTCCGTCGCCGCTCACCGCGACGGCCACGGCGCGGAGTTCCACAACATCCACAAGATCGAGAAGGGCGACCCGATCGTCTTCGAGACGAAGGACAAGTGGTACGTCTACAAGGTCTACGCCGTGCTTCCCGAGACCTCGAAGTACAACGTCAAGGTCCTGTCCGCCGTCCCGAAGGAGTCGGGCAAGACGAAGGCGGGCCGCTACATCACGTTGACGACCTGCACGCCGGTGTACACGAGCCGGTATCGGTATGTGGTGTGGGGGGAGCTGGTGCGGGTGGAGAAGGTGGATGGGGAGCGGACGTTGCCGGAGGAGTTGCGCTGACAGACCTCCTTGCAGGGAGTCTGTCACTTAGCATGACGGAGGCCCGAAAGTCGCACCTACTCTTGCGGCTTTCGGGCCTCCGTGGATCGTGCCCTGCCTACTCCAAGATCCTCAGCGGTTTTCCGGCGCTCCACTCCTCAAGCACCTTACGGCGTACGGCGGCGATGCTCGGGGACCTCAGTAGTGAGGGGGACAACTCGCCACGTAGAGCGCGCCGTCCGCGCCGTACAGAATCTTTGCCGACCCGATGAACAAAGCCCGTACTTCCATCCGGCCCAGAAAGAACCACCTATCGCTTCCGATCAAAAAGAAGGAACTTTACCCAACATTCAACTTTAGGTCACCGCGGCCAGATTCGAGTCCAGTTACCGCACCCAACATCCAGGACGCATTCGGCCACATCCACGGAAGCCACTTCCGAAACGAAGACACTAAAGCTCATGGAGCCGTATTGCGAGTCGTTGGCACCCGTCCTGTCCTCACCGGTGTGATGCTGATAGTTCCCACTAATCTTGAACTTCTGCCTTATCGTTGCGGTCGCCGCGTGGTTATCCGCCTTTGTGTCCTTCACCTGCCCCTGAACGTGTAGCTTGCCGTCGGCTCCAGACGTAACCGTGATCGATCCCCAGGTGTGCGCGCCCACGACATCCGCGGGAGTGCCTTGCGTATTCCAGTCATAAGTAGCGGCACTAGCCGGCGAGGTTCCGATGGCTATACCGACGACGGAAGCGCCAGCGATTGCCGCGAATCGGGAAAGCGGCCTTGCCATATCTCCTCCAGAGTAAAGGAAGTAAATGTCCTCTCATCGTATATCAAGCGGACCTGCCGTCCAGTAGTAGGACATGCAATTCGAGCCATATGGCGATTCGCGCCTGGCGAATATTAGCCCGCGTGGCCTCTACTCAAAGAGGCGATATGATGCATTTAGTGAATTGCGGTTGATTCTCTTCAGGGTAATCTGTCGGGTCGTGGCGCTGCTGGAATGAAGCACGCTTCCTGACATCAATGTCGGCAGATGGCATCAACTCGATGCGGCTCACGCAGAAGGCGCAGGGCTCGCTGGCGTTGCGAGGCTCAGCAGCCCTGATTGCCGTGGGTGCATTCTTCACCTTCGGTACGAGGTGCCTCATACTCGGCGCGCTGGAGTGCTCGGCCGCTGGCCGCCGGGGCCGCGGGAAATCCCATCCGCCAGCCTCGGTGAGTGTCTACAGTAAGTGAGCCCGGGCGCCGAGTTCGGGCGCCTGGGCTTCACTCATTCGTGTCGGGTCAGTCCTCTGTGCGGGCGGACGTTCCCGTTGCACCACCGAAGATCTGGCCGTCGTTGTCGCCGCCGCCGTTGTTTCCGCCGTTGTTGCCGAAACTCAGGGTGGTCAGCGTGACCTGGGTGCCTGCCGGGTCGTCGACCTGTTGGTTGGCCTTCGGGTCCTGGTCGGTGACGAAGGCGGTGTCGCTCTGGTCGTTGCCGTTGGCGAACTGGATGTTGGTGAAGCCAGCTGCCTGCAGCGTCTGCTTGGCCTGGCCCACCGTCTGGCCCACGACATTCGGCACCTGCGTCTTCTGCTGGGCCTGCTTGCCGATCTGGATGGTCACCGTGGAGTTCTTGTCGGCCTGGCTGTTCGCCTCCGGCGACGTCGCGATGACCTTGCCGATCTGGTTCGGGTCCTGGGTCTCCGCCTCGACGCAGTTGCCGACCAGGTCGTTGGCCGTCATCTGGGCCTTCGCCTCGTCGCAGGACTTGCCGAGGACGTCCGGCACGGTGGCCTTCTCCTCCTCCTTGGCGACGGTGAGGGTGATCGTCGAGCCCTTCTCGACTTCCTCACCGCGCGGCGGGTCCTGGTCGAGGACGGTGCCCGGGTCGTCGGAGGAGACCTCACGTGTCTCCGTCTTGATCTCGAACTGGTAGTCGTCGGCTCCGAGCTTGGTCCTGGCCTCTTCCAGGCTCAAGCCGATCACGCTCGGCACAGTCACCTTCGGCGCACCGGTCGACACCACGACGTTGACCGTGGAGTTCTTCTCGACCGGGGTCTTGGAGTCAGGGTCCTGGTCGCAGATCTTGCCCACGGGCTGGTCCGCGCACTCCTTCTTGGTGACCTGCCCCAGCTTGAGGTCGACGTTGGCGAGAAGTTCCTTGGCGCTGTTCTGGGTCTCGCCGACGAGGCTCGGAACAGGCACCTGGTTGTTGCTCGCGCTCTTCCCGTCGAACACCCACTTGCCGATCAGAACCGCACCCACGAGAACCAGTACGGCCGCGACGACCAGCAGGATCGTCGAGGTGTTGGACTTCTTCTGGCGGCGCCGGTCGACGCGGTCGTCGTAGCCGTAGCCACCGTCGTCGGGGTTCATGGGCGGCAGCATCGACGTGGCGCCGGCGTCCGTGGCGCGCAGGGCCGTGGTCGGCTGGTCGTCGGGGTAGCCGCCGTAGCCGACGGAGCCCATGGCCGCGGTCGCCGCGACCGGCTGGCCGTCGAGGCAGGCCTCGATGTCGGCGCGCATCTCGTCGGCCGACTGGTAGCGGTAGTTGGGGTCCTTGGTCAGCGCCTTCAGGACGATCGCGTCCATCTCGGGCGTGATCTCGGGGTCGAAGACAGAGGGGGCCTGGGGCTCCTCGCGGACGTGCTGGTAGGCGACCGCGACCGGGGAGTCGCCCACGAAGGGCGGGCGGACCGTCAGGAGCTCGTAGAGCAGACAGCCCGTCGAGTACAGGTCCGAGCGGGCATCCACCTGCTCGCCCTTGGCCTGCTCCGGCGAGAGGTACTGGGCGGTGCCGATGACGGCCGCGGTCTGGGTCATCGTCATGCCGGAGTCGCCCATGGCGCGGGCGATGCCGAAGTCCATCACCTTGACCTGGCCGTTGCGCGTCAGCATGACGTTCGCGGGCTTGATGTCGCGGTGGACGATGCCG of the Streptomyces sp. T12 genome contains:
- a CDS encoding class E sortase; this translates as MRVVVRTVSELCITVGTVIVLFVVYVLFWTGVKADNVMADQIDQLQEQWAQGAVRPTDAAPGSTAAPSESSQASPPKPVPYTADKPFAIMYIPRLGFTWNKPVLEGTATKTLKKGLGHYANTAQLGQKGNFSVAGHRRTYGDPFKDFPRLRPGDAVVLTDGTTWFTYRIDKGPYKTLPTDIEVIDAVPRKSGYTREGRYLTLTTCDPEWGHSHRLIVWAHLDSTQPVEAGKPEALRR
- a CDS encoding aminodeoxychorismate/anthranilate synthase component II codes for the protein MSARILVVDNYDSFVFNLVQYLYQLGAECEVLRNDEVSTAHAQDGFDGVLLSPGPGTPEEAGVCIEMVRHCASTGVPVFGVCLGMQSMQVAYGGVVDRAPELLHGKTSLVEHEGKGVFAGLPTPFTATRYHSLAAEPETVPAELEVTARTHDGIIMGLRHRELPVEGVQFHPESVLTEHGHRMLANWLVECGDQGAVARSTGLAPVVGRATA
- a CDS encoding class E sortase, which encodes MTALRPERESGAAYGESFTDSYGGAGDQGTSYGQQPYEESGALGEWYGGEGYVAQGQGAEGYGADGYGGEGYGADGYGADGYGADGYGAEGVAASQEPYAEPHVEPYIPPPDDETVALRIPDPPAGESISASAASSASSVTGTPTGGRAARRKAAKRRHGRHGGVRQESEATEAGESGSEASQAPLSRVEARRQARARRPSPGVLASRAIGEVFITTGVLMLLFVSYQLWWTNVRAHAQADKETSSLQDDWASGKRNPGTFEPGQGFAILHIPKLDVVVPIAEGVSNKKVLDRGMVGHYGEGKLKTAMPDAKTGNFGLAGHRNTHGEPFRYINRLTPGDEIVVETQDKYFVYKMASILPVTSPSNVSVLDPVPPGSGFTKAGRYITLTTCTPEFTSRYRLIVWGKMVEERPRSKGKPDALVS
- a CDS encoding RNA-guided endonuclease TnpB family protein — its product is MATHVKRAFKYRFYPTDAQAAELSRTFGCVRKVYNLALSARTEAWALRQERVNYNATSAMLTAWKQTEELAFLNDVSSVPLQQCLRHLQAAFTHFFSKRAKYPRFKSKKRSRKSAEYTSSAFRFRNGKLTLAKMTEPLDIVWSRPLPEGVSPSMVTVSQDAAGRWYVSLLCEDPSVKPLPATGTAIGVDAGLDHLLTLSTGEKITNPRHERRDRDRLAKAQRQHARKTKGSNNREKARRKVAKVHARIADRRRDHLHQITTRLVRENQTIVIEDLTVRNLLKNGHLARAISDAAWSEFRSLLEYKAHWYGREVIAVDRWFPSSKLCSTCGSLQDKMPLSVRTWTCDSCGTTHDRDVNAAKNLLAAGLAVSACGAGVRPQRSTPGGQSATKQEALRREPQEFPSSRRGRKPTALN
- a CDS encoding class E sortase — translated: MNVAATTEGAPEETNAPPPRRRGMGRIAMAVSVFGELLITAGLVLGLFVVYSLWWTNVVADRAAAKQADKVRDTWAHQDEGSGRPAEFDSKNGIGFLHVPTMSGDDILVEKGTSTKILNDGVAGYYTDPVKATLPTSGKKGNFSVAAHRDGHGAEFHNIHKIEKGDPIVFETKDKWYVYKVYAVLPETSKYNVKVLSAVPKESGKTKAGRYITLTTCTPVYTSRYRYVVWGELVRVEKVDGERTLPEELR
- the pknB gene encoding Stk1 family PASTA domain-containing Ser/Thr kinase — translated: MEEPRRLGGRYELGQVLGRGGMAEVYLAHDTRLGRTVAVKTLRADLARDPSFQARFRREAQSAASLNHPAIVAVYDTGEDYIDNVSIPYIVMEYVDGSTLRELLHSGRKLLPERAMEMTIGILQGLEYAHRSGIVHRDIKPANVMLTRNGQVKVMDFGIARAMGDSGMTMTQTAAVIGTAQYLSPEQAKGEQVDARSDLYSTGCLLYELLTVRPPFVGDSPVAVAYQHVREEPQAPSVFDPEITPEMDAIVLKALTKDPNYRYQSADEMRADIEACLDGQPVAATAAMGSVGYGGYPDDQPTTALRATDAGATSMLPPMNPDDGGYGYDDRVDRRRQKKSNTSTILLVVAAVLVLVGAVLIGKWVFDGKSASNNQVPVPSLVGETQNSAKELLANVDLKLGQVTKKECADQPVGKICDQDPDSKTPVEKNSTVNVVVSTGAPKVTVPSVIGLSLEEARTKLGADDYQFEIKTETREVSSDDPGTVLDQDPPRGEEVEKGSTITLTVAKEEEKATVPDVLGKSCDEAKAQMTANDLVGNCVEAETQDPNQIGKVIATSPEANSQADKNSTVTIQIGKQAQQKTQVPNVVGQTVGQAKQTLQAAGFTNIQFANGNDQSDTAFVTDQDPKANQQVDDPAGTQVTLTTLSFGNNGGNNGGGDNDGQIFGGATGTSARTED